A single region of the Streptomyces sp. ITFR-16 genome encodes:
- the whiA gene encoding DNA-binding protein WhiA → MAMTPAVKDEISRLPVTRTCCRKAEVSAILRFAGGLHLVSGRIVIEAELDTAMAARRLKRDILEIFGHSSELIVMAPGGLRRGSRYVVRVVAGGDQLARQTGLVDGRGRPIRGLPPQVVSGATCDAEAAWRGAFLAHGSLTEPGRSSSLEVTCPGPEAALALVGAARRLSIAAKAREVRGVDRVVVRDGDAIGALLTRLGAHESVLAWEERRMRREVRATANRLANFDDANLRRSARAAVAAGARVGRALEILGEEVPEHLAAAGRLRMEHKQASLEELGALADPPLTKDAVAGRIRRLLAMADKRAQDLGIPGTESTLSEELADGLVG, encoded by the coding sequence ATGGCGATGACGCCAGCGGTGAAGGACGAAATCTCTCGGCTTCCCGTGACCCGGACCTGCTGCAGGAAGGCAGAGGTCTCGGCGATTCTTCGGTTCGCGGGTGGACTGCACCTGGTGAGCGGCCGGATTGTGATCGAGGCGGAGCTGGACACCGCGATGGCGGCGCGCCGGCTCAAGCGGGACATTCTCGAGATCTTCGGGCACAGCTCGGAGCTGATCGTGATGGCCCCCGGCGGCCTGCGGCGCGGTTCGCGCTATGTCGTACGGGTGGTGGCCGGCGGAGACCAGCTGGCGCGCCAGACGGGCCTGGTGGACGGCCGCGGCCGTCCCATCCGCGGACTTCCCCCGCAGGTGGTCTCGGGGGCCACCTGCGACGCCGAGGCCGCCTGGCGCGGGGCCTTTCTGGCGCACGGCTCGCTGACCGAGCCGGGGCGCTCCTCCTCGCTGGAGGTGACCTGCCCGGGCCCGGAGGCGGCGCTCGCGCTGGTCGGCGCCGCCCGCAGGCTCTCCATCGCGGCGAAGGCCCGCGAGGTGCGCGGGGTGGACCGCGTCGTCGTCCGCGACGGCGACGCGATCGGCGCCCTGCTCACCCGGCTCGGCGCCCATGAGTCGGTGCTGGCCTGGGAGGAGCGGCGGATGCGGCGCGAGGTCCGCGCCACCGCCAACCGCCTCGCCAACTTCGACGACGCGAACCTGCGCCGCTCCGCCCGCGCCGCCGTCGCCGCGGGTGCCCGGGTGGGGCGCGCGCTGGAGATCCTGGGCGAGGAGGTCCCCGAGCACCTCGCCGCCGCCGGACGGCTGCGCATGGAGCACAAGCAGGCCTCCCTGGAGGAGCTGGGCGCCCTCGCCGACCCGCCGCTGACCAAGGACGCCGTCGCGGGCCGGATCCGCCGGCTCCTGGCGATGGCCGACAAGCGGGCCCAGGACCTGGGTATCCCCGGCACCGAGTCCACCCTCAGTGAAGAGCTGGCCGACGGTCTGGTCGGCTGA